Part of the Solanum pennellii chromosome 10, SPENNV200 genome is shown below.
GATATAACGTGAAGTATTATACGACAATTATCTATAGAGAGGACTATTATTAAAGAATATTAGAGAGGTGAACTTGGCACTAGTTATCGTGAATAAAATTCTCCAttcgtttcaatttatgtgtCAAAAGTTTCAgtaagaaaataatatgtaaCTGAAAGTTATGATCTTAAACATGACATAATATTTGTATAGCTATAAAAGCTTTTTGTTAATAgtaaaataagaattttatttttgttttaattttacaaAGGCTGCCTCTCAAAACTATATCaaatgaggaagaaaggaagagTATGTTTTTACtattaaatttcatatcaagTCAAAATCTACGacaaaaaaagtgaaaaacaatgACACGATGCTTGTAATAAAGTATCTATACGAGTATTTTGTCTGTCGTACTCcaaattaaatctttttttcGAAAGAGTATCAATTATTAATTAGACAAGTAACGTTTTATtgacttatatacatatacagtataaaataaattcaagaaacTTACCCAATCATGACAAGCAAGCATGAAATGATCAGCACCAAGACTTGTATTCCAATAAGGATacttttgagaaatgatatTAATATAATCCATTGTTGTATTCTTCATGAGACCCCATTCATGTGATTCAGCCACATATATGAATTCAATTAACATTGTAATACTTAATGGCAAGAAGTATACATGAGCTTTGTTTGGATTTTCTGTTCTGAATTTGCTTACTTCCATTGCTTGAATAAAATAACCTTCAATAGCATATGTATGTTTGCATGGACCAAAATGATATAATGGGGGATCCCCTTCTTTGTACACATATACCTTgaattttttctccatttccaaaTAGCTCCTACACATTTTAGAAATGAGATAGTTAGATGGACtcagaattttaaatttatgaattctGAGTTTCAATTAGTATGACTTATCgagtttttgatatattatttatacatattatgTCAAATATAACTCAAACACTAAAGTTATAAGACTATTTTATATCTATTAGAGAGTGGAATAATAGCATCGAGAGTAGATATCCtggtaaattagtaaaaatgaCGAAAAAAATATACCTGAGATACCTCAAATAAGTAGTGAAGTCAGAAATTTCGCTGACGGTGATCAAGATTTAATATATGTTTAGGTacgaaaataataattgacCTATATACTTCGTATAattttctctctatatatatatatattataatattttgacGAAGGGTGTCCAACTAGCCACCCTAAGTTATATGTGGTTAATTACGCTATTGCCTCAAACCGTTTTTGTTTAATGAATAAGGTGGAGGGTACTTTTGTAAACGAACAATTTAGTTTCTTctcaaaaaatatacaaatgcatGTTATTTCTGTATAACAAACCAatagaaataaagaagaaacaaCACGTGTGAGAATAACTAATCTCAATATAACTAGTGTTTAAATCAAACGATCCCGAATTGGAGTAGTAATTTATTAATAGTGAATGGTATATATAGTATTATACAACATACCTGTGGAAGGAAGTAGCATTCAAGTACATAGGACCATGTGGgatatattcttcttcttctatatgATTGCTTTTGTTTTGTCTTGATAATAATATTGCAGCTCTAGATCTTGCAAGTCCTGCTTCCAATTTATCTATTTTGCTAAATCTTTTTGGTGTTGTTGTGTTCTTATTCACATTAATAATAGGGACCTCATCCTTCTCATTAGTTTCCTATAAGGTTAACAACAAATAAGCaatcaattagtaaatttaAAGGGTTATATATGGTCATAATGAAATGGAAATAGGAGTCTGGAGCCtaaagatataaaatattaacaaaaatttcgaAACGGtatgtaaaattttatattaatcaaaatcgCTGGTACAACAACGATTTTCTCcgccaaaaaaaacaaaattgctgcagtagcagcgattttgcaagacgtgatttattttttaaagaaaatcgattttcattttttaaaaaaaaaaattaagaaaaattgcgattttcattttaaaaataataataaaaattgctgCCTAGGGCAgcgattttctttttaaaaaaattattttaaaaaatgaactttaaaaaaaattatttaaaaatgaaaatcgctgccttaaAAGAATCACATTCTGCAAAATTGCTGaagtagcagcgattttgctttttccgacGGAAGgaaatcgctgttgttccagcgattttgtCGTTTTGgttaatacaaaattttatataccgttttgaaatttttgttaagattttataccctttaggctccgaactCATAAAAATTGGGCAATTcggatttgaaatttataagtTTCTATAgcaaaatctaattaaattacatgtaatatatataaacaacaaaattcgaacaaaattatatgtaatttatatatcaaaattcgaacaaaagtaattaaattCATGTAAACTTATAGGTGTGTCACACTAAGATATACTCATGTTCAGCTAAACctaacatttcaaaaatgaaacTTAGGTATATACATGAATTATATcactaaaattttaataaaattgatttaattatgaatatataactCAAAATTGCACTGGATTTTTAGCGGtaagaatataataaattcattaaatttaagAGTCATTTCAACATCACAAGTCCTaattaaggtaaaaaaaaaaatttgccaAGGTCACTAATAGATAGTATCAAATTCTTGatcaagaaattaaaatcaGCTATTAACAGCTCTAAAAAAATCCAATTTAATTTTGTAGTAAAGGAGAAaagataaaatgtttttttagtttCTCAATCGGTATTTGAAACCTCCATTGAAACTCGATTAATTCAGATTCGTACCGAACAAAAACCTCATTTGGTAATACATTTCGTATCGAGAACTCGAATGattaaacatcaaatattttaGTTACCACAATGTTTGTGGAATGAAGTATAGATCATcactaccaaaaaaataaaaactagtGATGGATAAATTCTATAGCTAAacctcaaatatatatatatatatatcaacaaaagtactactaataatattttatttttgtaaatagaACTCACCTTTGTTGAAGAACCATGATTAAGAGTCTCTAAATAAtgatgatgagaaattgatAGCCAAAATTTTGAACCTTGTGGATTATTGGTAACAACAAAAGCAGCAACCAAAAATAATGgcaaaataaaccataaaacctttaaagaatttgaattcattttttttttgtttgtcttAATTTTTCCCCTTTACTTTTCTTGTTCCTTTGTGGAAGAAAGTTGTAAAGTTTGGCtttggtatatatataaatatacaatatatgaaatttctttaaaacatggtaaaaaatttgtaattgttttttttgACTAATTTGATTGCTTACCATCTTAGTGTTCAGTGTATTATTGTAATCTAGATTTTGCTTTTTAACATTTTAGGAAAAGTGTAATCAAGAGatactttgttttttttaatttctcacaTGATATCTGAAAGTAGAAGTCTGACTAAATTTAAATTCGTGCATTGTAGGATCCTGctgtcataatttttttctattttcaagaATTTAATTCTAGATGTTTAgttaaagataaattttaacCATTCCACGTATACATTCCtgcttaaaatatttaaacgtAATTAAACATAACCAAGCACATGCCTACTTAGAAATGACTATCACTACTCTAACCAAGAGGAGTTGTGGGATGTTGAAAACATACcatgttttaacttttaagtcaTATTGTTGTTAGACTTTTAATTCATCTTCAAATAAGTTTTATTTATCATAAGTTGCTAAGATTCAaaacttttataatttgttacttactaccttttaatttaaattataaatcaatGCTTATTAAATAGATTtacttgtaattattttataagtaatgcgattgatttaatttattttacacgGTTAGTGTATAGAACTTTAACTCGAGGACAGGTGTCACCCACTTGATGAGTTTTTTGCCTTCGAAGTTGAAGTAGAGGGTTCAAACTCCATCAATAACTCAATATTCCTATGCTTTTTCCctggaatttaaaaaaaaaaaaaaagaacttcaaaCACTATATAGAATAGGCCAAATAGAAGTagcatttattttttcttattattaacATGGAGATTTGCAGATTGTTTACATAAATACATAGAATTAGGGTTGTACGTGGTCAGATTGGTtcgaattttttaaatatcaaattaaattatttgtatcgaatttttaaatcaataaatcatcccaataaaatcatgtttttcaACTTCGGGGTTTTCGGGTTTTGGGGTTTTTCCGctaaagtattcatacaaacatataatttacttgtaatttaaatatatctTCAGTCCTACCAAAATACAACTATCTAAGGTGTTTTACAAGAATATAACACAAATAATGATAcgattaatgacactaaaatatccatatatatatatataatgaaattgagtaaaataaatattgtaaattaacgagtcataatgaaaatgatcataatttaaaagtactaaatcatactaaaataagtttaataagtattagttacatgactaaatattaaaggaaattaaaattatattatgtatttcaATTGTCTAAACTAATGTAAAATCAAAGAACAAGCACTCAATCTTATCGTCATTCTTAGTGTTAAGTTGATTTCCTTTTTGTATTAGCattaattgattttgatttaagtgtTATTATAATAAACCAATACATGTAGACTATAATCTTTATGGAACCATCCAAAATTCTAAGtatcaaacttgaaataatacattaaaagataaaaactatgaaaaaatataagaaatatttaaaaattatatcaaagtaaatatttttaggtataaataagttttcaaattatatatataatgtcgggttggtttggtctcgggttgattttttttagttaaaactaaaccaacccaaatatagttAGATTTTTTTTCGGGTTGACTCGATTTgcagtttggtttgattttcgGTTCGATTTTGTACACCCCTACATAGAAGGATGAAACTATCAAAGTAGGTTGTCGTGgaatgatttcaatttttttcaccTTTAACTATAGGCCTCAAATTCGTGCATCTGAGAATTGAAAAACTCATGTTGGGAGCGATAATACTAGTAATGAGTCTTGCAAtgcataaattcaaatttatgaaACTATCAACGTAGGTTATCGTGgaatgatttcaatttttttcaccTTTAACTATAGTCCTCGAATTCGTGCATCTGAGAATTGAAAAACTCATGTTGGGAGCGATAACACTAGTAATGAGTCTTGCAAtgcataaattcaaatttaatcgagGCCTCATGCTGATATCATTGGGTAAAAGAACAAGAAATAGAAGCATGACACTAGGCAAGAAGCTTATGGTATGGATCCTTAAAATATAGTGATATAAAATACTAGCAATGTATTTGTTTCCTTCATTTTCACCTTACCCTTTGTAAGTCGAAACAAAATGAACACACGCCAAGAAGTGtatatatttagatatttacGTAGTATATACACAAGTTAAAtgtcttttttctttataatttttgagTTTAGTTAATGACTGAAAGATGGTTACAGGGTATTTATGTGTACAAAGTTCAAAAAGACTATGTTTAGCCAAATTAGTTCAAAAAGATCAGCCTTTGGTTTCTTAGCTCTATAAGAAGGCTCAACTTTGGTTCCATAATGTTTAACAAGAGAACGTGAACAAATCCAAACACacctaacaaaaaaaaaatggggggaccaaaaactaaaacaagaaaCCACCAGAAAACAAAgacatttttaataatacaACGTTATGAAGTTGGGATTTTGAAGGCCAAAGTTGAAACAGAAGAAAGAACACCTAAGATTAGCTTTAAAGTGAAATGGTTTATTCATGGAAGTTGAGGCCTTTAGATAACAACATACAAATAGCTTATATACACAAGATAAAGACTAGCCCAAAATCATCTACTACACTGGTTGTATATAAAACAGTCATTCTTCCATCGTGAGGAGGATTCAGAATATCTGACTAACCAGGAGAAAGTGAAGTCGGTGAATACCACGTTATTTCTTAGCAATGATGTCCCAGAACAAGCCATAACAGGCAACACCTTTTTCAATGCATTATGAGCTGGTATGCCTCATTGAGACTCTCCACTGCATATTCATAACCAAGACTGTCTGCCCGTCCCTCAAACTCAACTACCTCATCCTGTGGAACTTGGATCCCGACTAGCACATTTGCACCAGTATCTCCCTTTCAGCACGAAGAAAAGATCAAACAAATCAATCCAATATAATAGCAGATAAACTACAGGCCAACAACAACAAAGGGTAAAGCTAAACTAGAAGAATGAGATTCTATATTTACCTGTGCACGATAATGAAACAAACTTATATTCCAACGTGGGCTGAAAGCATCTAAAAACTTCATCAAAGCACCAGGCTTCTCGGGAAAAGTGAATCGACACAAAAGCTCATTATGAACATTTGTTCTACCACCCATCTGGAGAGAAAGAGATATCAATATCCAACGAACACCACATAATCCATTAAAAGGAGTTAAACCTAATCTCTCCGCTTAAGAATTAAAAATCTCACGAGACAGAAACATTATTTCATTACGGTATATTGTCATCAAGTTTCTTAATATAGTAGGAAAAgctaaaataatcaaatgaatagAGTAATTAT
Proteins encoded:
- the LOC107001636 gene encoding probable glycosyltransferase At5g03795; protein product: MNSNSLKVLWFILPLFLVAAFVVTNNPQGSKFWLSISHHHYLETLNHGSSTKETNEKDEVPIINVNKNTTTPKRFSKIDKLEAGLARSRAAILLSRQNKSNHIEEEEYIPHGPMYLNATSFHRSYLEMEKKFKVYVYKEGDPPLYHFGPCKHTYAIEGYFIQAMEVSKFRTENPNKAHVYFLPLSITMLIEFIYVAESHEWGLMKNTTMDYINIISQKYPYWNTSLGADHFMLACHDWGPEISFAIPHLYKNSIRALCNANTSEKFNPTKDVSIPEIHLPLGTTKGLLGGPPPSDRRVLVFFAGGVHGPIRPILLQHWENSKDEDVQIHKYLPKGVSYYDMIRKSKYCICPSGYEVASPRMVEGLYMGCVPVLIKDNYVTPFSDVLDWDTFVVTIHVKDIPNLKKILMDIPQHKYLEMQKRGIQMRRHFEINSPPKRYDVFHMILHSIWLRRLNFRVHDVEDS